A window of Nitrosopumilus sp. b3 contains these coding sequences:
- the rimI gene encoding ribosomal protein S18-alanine N-acetyltransferase codes for MQVILRQLGDCNIRRAEPSDLISVMEINLKTLPEHYSDYFYESLLAELPEAFIVAEIGGKHVGYIMCKTEYGFSNFKKLGFVKKGHVVSIAVLNEYRKRGIGNALVEESVNGVKLRKCDEFYLEVRCSNNEAVRLYEKLGFVIRQQLNAYYRDGEDAYLMAIELN; via the coding sequence ATGCAAGTAATTCTTAGACAATTGGGAGATTGTAATATTAGACGAGCTGAACCAAGCGATCTTATTTCTGTGATGGAAATTAATTTGAAAACACTACCAGAACATTATTCTGATTATTTCTATGAAAGCCTACTTGCAGAACTTCCAGAAGCATTCATTGTTGCAGAAATTGGAGGAAAACATGTGGGATATATAATGTGTAAAACTGAATATGGTTTTTCGAATTTTAAAAAATTAGGGTTTGTTAAAAAAGGTCATGTGGTATCCATTGCAGTTCTCAATGAATACCGAAAAAGAGGAATTGGAAATGCTCTTGTCGAGGAATCCGTAAATGGTGTAAAATTAAGAAAATGTGATGAATTTTATTTAGAAGTTCGATGTAGTAACAATGAAGCTGTTAGACTCTATGAGAAATTAGGATTTGTAATTAGACAACAATTAAACGCATATTATCGAGATGGCGAAGATGCATACCTTATGGCAATTGAATTAAATTAG
- a CDS encoding transcriptional regulator produces the protein MDKRKGMGVTIFVLCIGGFFLYAYLLMLSEWSPIVLQLSVLMIAGGILGVIAWIGYVMATTKPSPASITSED, from the coding sequence ATGGATAAGCGTAAAGGTATGGGTGTTACAATTTTTGTTCTTTGCATTGGTGGTTTTTTTCTTTATGCGTATTTGTTAATGCTCTCTGAATGGAGTCCTATTGTATTACAACTATCTGTATTGATGATTGCAGGTGGTATTCTTGGAGTAATTGCATGGATTGGATATGTTATGGCAACAACCAAGCCATCTCCTGCATCAATCACTTCTGAAGATTAA
- a CDS encoding class I SAM-dependent methyltransferase family protein, protein MLKKSLASVLSEKESEDLISAFDQIGDIIIVRIPKTLLSKKKIIGETLLNEVKIVRSVYYQASDVEGDFRTRNLEIIAGEDNTETEYKEFGCKFIVDVEKAFFSPRLSTERDRIANLIQEGETVTNMFAGVGMFSIIAAKKKKCTVYSLDINPVASKLCEKNIGLNKLVGKIISINGDASNIIKEQLENKSDRTLMLLPERSDEFLKSAINATKSEGIIHYYSHIHADKKSDAGKLSEEHYLKVSPVKSEILNSKIVRAVGPRYYQTVVDVKIFK, encoded by the coding sequence ATGCTTAAAAAATCACTTGCGAGTGTGCTTTCTGAAAAAGAAAGTGAGGATTTAATCTCAGCTTTTGATCAAATTGGCGACATAATTATTGTGAGAATTCCAAAGACCTTGCTATCAAAGAAGAAAATCATTGGGGAGACCCTGCTAAATGAAGTAAAAATTGTCCGTAGTGTATATTATCAAGCATCAGATGTTGAGGGGGATTTTCGTACTCGAAATCTAGAGATAATAGCAGGAGAAGACAATACCGAAACCGAATACAAAGAATTCGGATGTAAATTTATTGTAGATGTGGAAAAAGCGTTTTTTTCACCTAGGCTTTCAACAGAAAGGGACAGAATTGCAAATTTGATTCAAGAAGGAGAAACTGTGACTAACATGTTTGCTGGAGTTGGAATGTTTTCAATAATTGCTGCAAAAAAGAAAAAATGTACAGTTTACAGTTTAGATATCAATCCGGTTGCCTCAAAACTCTGTGAAAAAAATATTGGATTAAACAAGTTAGTTGGAAAAATAATATCAATTAATGGAGATGCCTCAAATATCATTAAGGAGCAATTAGAGAACAAATCAGATAGAACCTTGATGTTATTACCAGAAAGATCTGATGAATTCTTAAAATCTGCAATTAATGCAACAAAAAGTGAGGGAATAATTCATTACTACTCACATATTCATGCAGATAAAAAATCAGACGCTGGAAAATTATCTGAAGAACATTATCTTAAAGTATCCCCGGTCAAATCAGAAATTCTAAATTCAAAAATTGTCAGGGCAGTTGGTCCTAGATACTATCAAACAGTTGTAGATGTTAAAATTTTCAAATAG